GATCGGGCCTATGCGAAGCAATTGCTTGAATGGGTCGGTCTGAAAGATCGCATGCACAGCAAGCTGCATCAGCTCTCCGGTGGGGAGCAGCAGCGCGTGGCCATCGCTATCTCGCTATCGAATCGTCCCAAGCTGCTATTGGCGGATGAGCCGACCGGCTCGGTTGATACAGCAACCTCTGACCAGATCATGAACATATTCCGCAATGTGAACCGAGAGCTTGGAATTACGGTCGTTATCGTTACGCATGATTTAACACTGGCAGGCAAGGTTGACCGGGTTGTTGCCATTCGTGACGGATTAACGAGTACCGAGTTTCTCAAGCGTAATCCAAATCTGGATCTGGCAACGATGGAGAACGGTGGTTTCCATCAAGGCGGACTTCAAGAAGTACACGAAGCATTTGTCGTTGTCGATCGGGTTGGGAGATTGCAGGTTCCTAAGGAGTATCTTGAAGCAGTCGGGATCCAGGGGCGAGCCAGCATGGAGTTTGATGGTGACAAGATTGTGATTACGGCGCCGAAATCATTGGAGGAGGAGAACGCATGAAGCTTAAGAACGGAAAAATGCGTAAAATGATGACAGTATCCCTTGCGGCCACCATGG
The window above is part of the Paenibacillus lutimineralis genome. Proteins encoded here:
- a CDS encoding ABC transporter ATP-binding protein → MIYCEGLVKIFKSDDIEVVALQGLNLTVNQGEMMAIIGNSGSGKSTLLNMLGGLDRPSAGQVNVGGWDLLKIRDDQLVEYKRNTVGFVWQNNGRNLLPYLSALENVEMPMLLSGKLDRAYAKQLLEWVGLKDRMHSKLHQLSGGEQQRVAIAISLSNRPKLLLADEPTGSVDTATSDQIMNIFRNVNRELGITVVIVTHDLTLAGKVDRVVAIRDGLTSTEFLKRNPNLDLATMENGGFHQGGLQEVHEAFVVVDRVGRLQVPKEYLEAVGIQGRASMEFDGDKIVITAPKSLEEENA